The Musa acuminata AAA Group cultivar baxijiao chromosome BXJ1-8, Cavendish_Baxijiao_AAA, whole genome shotgun sequence genomic sequence TGTTGTTGGCGTTGCCACTGCACGGTATGGATGGATCCAGCAGTAAGCTGGGAGGTGGGCACTGtagctcatcctgatcgaagagaGACAGAAGGGTTACACGCGGGGGAAGCGAAGAGGAGATGGTAGAGCAGGTCATGTACGTACCAGGAGATTATGGTGAGCCGGGGTCAAGCAGGCATGGCTGAGGTGGAGCTGGTTGGCCGCAGGGAGGAGAAGACCCCTCATGTTGACGGAGAGAAGATTGGTGCAGTGGCCACACCTCACCGTCACCGTCTTGAAGAGACTGGTGTAGGGAACACTCACCTGCCAAAGATAACAGTGAGACGGAAGCCCCAAAGGGAAGGGGatcggaagaggagaaggggccgaGAAGGATGTGTTACGGCGAGGACGGTGTCGCAGAAGTTGCAGTGGACGTAGCAGAGCTGCTCGGAAGGAGGCGGGGAGAGGTGGTCCAAGGAAAAGGCGGCTGAGGAGGATGACATGCTGCCGCAGCTGTGACTTGATGGGTGGCTGGCGGCCAACCGAAGGAGATCTTTTCTACCTACAGCTCGCTGCTCCCTGGACGTGATGATCTGATTTGATGCCTTGATTTGATGCCTTGATTGACTGCTGATTCTCTACCTCCTCGGATCTGTAGTTTCTGATTCGGAAACCAGGGCGAGAGAAGAGTCAAGgagacagagagaaagagagagaacaagAAAGAGGAGGAATGAGCTGAAAGATGGTGGAAAGAAAGAGTAGAAAGGAGGAGACGAGAGAGGAAAGAAACGTTGTAGATGAGATGGCTCAGACCGTGAGAGAGACTGTAAGATATAGGCCAAGCCACAaaccctccttctcctcctcctctccgtctctctctctccttctccctctcATATACACGGTACAGCTACCACCACTGATGCAGAGATACTACTAAACAAAACAAAAGCATACGACTGAATGAGTGATAAGGGAATAGTCATCTTGCACACTCACTATTCAGCCTGTTGTGTTGCTGATGCATGGAATATATGCATGGCAATAATTACTCCCATCTTTCCAAATACCAACCCTAATTACAATCAACTAAGCTTGGTTCTATGATGCCATCCGATACGGGAAGCATTCTTCTCTTGCTTTCCTCTTTCCGTGTGGTGTCAACATTCATTTTGGGCTTTTTGGTGGTATCGGAGAAAGTCGACATCAGAGTATCCATTAAAGGGAATCATGGTTTCCGAAATCCTCCAACCCTAACTTTTATGATGCATCAGCTAATTCAGCTGGTGACGGAATGTTCGAGGATCAAAGATCACCACTGTAGGGTGGGAGTTGGGTAGGGCTTG encodes the following:
- the LOC103993243 gene encoding protein YABBY 4-like isoform X2, with protein sequence MSSSSAAFSLDHLSPPPSEQLCYVHCNFCDTVLAVSVPYTSLFKTVTVRCGHCTNLLSVNMRGLLLPAANQLHLSHACLTPAHHNLLDELQCPPPSLLLDPSIPCSGNANNNGNLVHSNATVNHNDSINSNCSTTAPVKGVEEVLPRSPVVNRPPEKRQRVPSAYNRFIKDEIQRIKAGNPDITHREAFSAAAKNEGEDVLPKEGFYATAAANMGVTPF